Proteins co-encoded in one uncultured Draconibacterium sp. genomic window:
- a CDS encoding SusC/RagA family TonB-linked outer membrane protein translates to MRKYINKIVLLVIAVLASFCGWAQNDSLEVTEVNRTADVNIAYGIQAKSNVSSSMSTVSGEELSKGAVSNFGNTLYGKLAGLSVIQGSGEPGYNSPTLRIRGANGDPLVMIDGFERDLTYLNPEEVESVSVLKDAAAVALYGMKAANGAILITTKRGKIEKNRIDISIQSGLQSPTNTIDILGSRDYMTLYNQAAANDGLSAKYSDADISAAGTSPLYPDVDWYDQVIKNSSNISRANVGIEGGSDFIQYFVNVGFLYNNGMYKPENPDMKANANLTQLNLRSNIDINISSTTKFSMDLSGMMNNNTFPAYSASEIWTGIMTLPPNAFNVVNPNGSYGGTSLLLNNPYAMIEYGGRNSSVTNFLNAGFTLTQKFDFIAEGLAAGISYVLDNGSVNSDGNWRYFPYSQIASGSNGEYSYYSYREDSPYNVWSNASSTRNNVFSANITYDMVSESDNDLSVLVRYQGDKEYRENTDLSPYLTNNYAARVQYAYANKYLLEASASYFGSDQYADGDKYGFFPSVSAGWVFSNEDFVGEESAINFGKLRASYGITGLNRYVNGRYPFTQFYNDGGSFPIGTGWDMIYGIKPGMLANSDIQWEISKKLNIGIDLEMYDHLTLAFDYFQDKRSDVLYIDYNHPAATGAELPYENIGKLTNSGFEFELGYSSREKELKWNANLIFSYFDNTIDEMGESLNGSDLEHLNKTGNSVSTVYGYEVVGTFASESDIQSSPTQTFGTPRVGDLKYADVNNDQVIDSRDMKAIGDNIGNIDLGLNLGFEYKGFDVEAMLQGQFNRDIVLSDNVLYQPFLTGNAATEIVNESDFPALSLTNTNNYQASTHWVRKGDFIKLRNIELGYSLSENITNRLGIDNVRFFVRGVNVLTLSDWDYTDPEFIGIGYPPMKSYFLGLNLNF, encoded by the coding sequence ATGAGAAAATATATAAATAAGATAGTATTACTTGTTATCGCTGTACTGGCATCGTTCTGTGGATGGGCGCAAAACGATTCGTTGGAGGTAACTGAAGTAAATCGAACAGCAGACGTTAATATTGCTTACGGCATCCAGGCGAAAAGTAATGTTTCTTCGTCAATGTCTACGGTTTCGGGCGAAGAGCTTTCGAAAGGTGCCGTTAGTAATTTTGGTAACACCCTTTACGGTAAACTGGCCGGTTTATCCGTTATTCAGGGTTCAGGAGAGCCGGGGTACAATTCACCCACACTACGAATAAGAGGAGCCAATGGTGATCCGCTGGTAATGATTGACGGCTTTGAAAGAGATTTAACTTATTTAAATCCTGAAGAGGTTGAATCAGTTTCTGTACTTAAAGATGCTGCGGCAGTAGCTTTATATGGTATGAAAGCAGCTAACGGCGCAATTTTGATTACAACTAAAAGAGGAAAAATTGAGAAGAATCGCATTGATATCAGTATTCAGTCAGGTCTTCAAAGCCCGACCAATACAATCGATATTTTAGGATCACGTGATTATATGACCTTATACAATCAGGCAGCTGCAAACGACGGACTTAGTGCCAAATATTCAGATGCGGATATTTCTGCTGCCGGAACGTCGCCATTATATCCTGATGTAGATTGGTACGATCAGGTAATAAAAAATTCATCAAATATTTCTAGGGCAAACGTAGGAATAGAAGGTGGATCTGATTTTATACAGTACTTCGTTAATGTTGGTTTCTTATACAACAACGGGATGTACAAACCAGAAAATCCCGATATGAAAGCGAATGCCAACTTAACACAGTTGAATTTGCGCTCGAATATTGATATCAATATCTCAAGTACCACAAAATTCTCGATGGATTTATCAGGAATGATGAATAATAACACATTTCCTGCTTATTCTGCCAGCGAAATCTGGACAGGCATAATGACTCTTCCACCGAATGCATTTAATGTTGTAAATCCAAACGGAAGTTACGGTGGAACATCCTTATTGCTGAATAATCCATATGCAATGATTGAGTATGGTGGACGTAATAGTTCGGTTACCAATTTTTTAAATGCCGGATTTACATTGACTCAAAAATTCGATTTTATTGCAGAAGGTTTAGCGGCCGGAATTAGTTATGTACTGGATAACGGATCGGTTAACAGCGATGGAAACTGGAGGTATTTTCCATATTCGCAAATTGCGTCAGGAAGTAACGGAGAATACAGTTACTACTCGTACCGCGAAGATTCGCCATACAATGTTTGGAGTAATGCAAGCAGCACAAGAAATAATGTTTTCAGTGCTAATATTACATACGATATGGTTTCTGAAAGCGATAACGATTTAAGTGTATTGGTGCGCTATCAGGGAGATAAAGAGTACCGTGAAAATACCGATTTATCACCTTATCTAACTAATAATTACGCGGCACGGGTACAATATGCGTATGCCAATAAATACCTGTTGGAAGCTTCGGCCAGCTACTTTGGTTCCGATCAGTATGCAGATGGAGATAAGTATGGTTTCTTCCCGTCAGTATCTGCAGGTTGGGTATTCTCAAACGAGGATTTTGTAGGAGAAGAAAGTGCCATCAACTTTGGTAAATTAAGAGCATCGTATGGTATTACCGGATTAAACCGCTACGTAAACGGAAGATATCCTTTTACACAGTTTTACAACGACGGAGGCTCATTCCCGATTGGAACAGGATGGGATATGATTTACGGTATTAAACCGGGCATGTTGGCAAATTCTGATATTCAGTGGGAAATCTCTAAAAAGCTGAATATTGGTATCGATCTGGAAATGTACGATCACCTGACATTGGCTTTTGATTACTTCCAGGATAAACGATCGGATGTTTTGTACATCGATTATAATCATCCGGCAGCAACGGGAGCCGAATTACCTTACGAAAACATCGGTAAACTTACCAATTCAGGTTTTGAATTTGAACTGGGTTATTCGTCAAGGGAGAAAGAATTGAAATGGAATGCAAACCTGATTTTCTCGTATTTCGATAACACCATTGATGAGATGGGAGAGTCGTTGAACGGATCAGATTTGGAGCATTTAAACAAAACTGGAAATTCGGTTTCTACTGTATACGGTTACGAAGTTGTGGGCACATTTGCAAGCGAAAGCGACATTCAGTCGTCTCCAACTCAAACATTCGGAACTCCGCGTGTGGGGGATTTGAAATATGCCGATGTAAATAACGACCAGGTAATCGATTCGAGAGATATGAAAGCCATTGGCGATAACATTGGTAACATTGATCTAGGGCTGAATCTTGGATTCGAGTATAAAGGTTTCGATGTGGAAGCTATGTTGCAAGGACAGTTCAACCGCGATATTGTACTTTCAGACAATGTGCTTTACCAACCGTTCTTAACCGGCAATGCTGCCACCGAAATTGTAAACGAAAGTGATTTCCCTGCTTTGTCGCTAACGAATACAAATAATTACCAGGCTTCTACACACTGGGTGCGAAAAGGCGACTTTATAAAACTTCGCAACATCGAGCTTGGATATTCACTCTCGGAGAATATTACCAACCGTCTTGGGATAGACAACGTAAGGTTCTTTGTGCGTGGTGTTAATGTTTTAACACTAAGTGATTGGGACTACACAGATCCTGAATTTATTGGAATCGGATACCCTCCGATGAAATCATATTTTCTGGGTTTAAATCTTAACTTTTAA
- a CDS encoding RagB/SusD family nutrient uptake outer membrane protein yields MKKNRIHQIIQVCLIILITLSVFSCQEDFLEKPAGADITLDTVFASTNNAQQLIFSLYHDEYFGADNINLSWWDGYLSWSDIGEQMYVPNISDNQYMKYVNGTLSSTTSQIYPLDKLYLAIRNCNTFIEKAGGIPTGSSTEQEYVRRMLGEAHTHIAYQYFKGFKTWGSLPWISDRLEGGEEPIPRPAFSDMIDSMVYHLDVAATLLPEQWEDRWTGRFSVAAAKALKAKILVYAASPLYNGPTPAYAAGYEHPEVLGYGNSDDQRWQRAATAGKEAIDAAQAAGHALYTGGGTEHSIYELAINLTNEHIIYQRFDPGNSEGGWEYTHNMMNWPYGIGWYNRVDVTYQPTFQHVDSYQMTNGKFPISGYENGDGTKPIISAAGTEAGYTDQEYWKDRDPRFAQNVVYHGSEFGTSYNDRLINFDIDPSVPDRTHGDWTEFKTSFMVRKFVNEELGAGPSVVYTPVHPIIRLADLYLLYAEALSEANSGPNAEAIQYLNEVRSRSGMPGYDANNYEGASAREQFHNAIKYERSVEFFLEGQRYFDLRRWKEGDELQLDMVGAIINNGVVSRSKINWVDFFEDKYYFHPLHNDWVNNTPGLYQNPKY; encoded by the coding sequence ATGAAAAAGAATAGAATACATCAGATAATACAAGTTTGTTTAATAATATTGATTACGCTTTCTGTATTTTCTTGCCAGGAAGATTTTCTGGAAAAACCTGCAGGAGCCGATATTACATTAGACACTGTGTTTGCATCGACAAACAATGCACAACAGCTCATATTTTCGCTTTACCACGATGAATATTTTGGAGCCGATAATATTAACCTGAGTTGGTGGGATGGCTACCTCAGTTGGTCGGATATTGGCGAACAAATGTATGTTCCGAACATTAGCGATAACCAATACATGAAATATGTAAACGGTACGCTGAGCTCAACTACAAGCCAGATTTATCCGCTTGATAAATTGTATCTGGCCATAAGAAACTGCAATACATTTATTGAAAAAGCAGGCGGAATTCCAACCGGATCTTCAACCGAACAGGAATATGTTCGACGTATGCTCGGAGAAGCGCATACACATATTGCTTACCAGTATTTTAAAGGTTTTAAAACCTGGGGAAGTTTACCATGGATCAGTGACCGACTGGAAGGTGGAGAAGAGCCAATTCCGAGACCTGCTTTCAGCGATATGATTGACAGTATGGTTTATCACCTCGATGTTGCAGCTACCTTGTTACCCGAGCAGTGGGAAGATCGTTGGACAGGTCGTTTCTCGGTTGCTGCAGCAAAAGCGCTTAAAGCTAAAATTTTGGTTTACGCAGCCAGCCCGCTTTACAACGGACCAACGCCTGCTTACGCTGCCGGATACGAACATCCTGAAGTATTGGGATATGGAAATTCAGATGATCAACGCTGGCAACGAGCCGCTACAGCTGGTAAAGAAGCTATTGACGCTGCACAAGCTGCAGGACATGCACTTTATACCGGCGGTGGTACAGAGCACAGTATTTACGAACTGGCTATTAATTTGACCAACGAACATATCATTTACCAACGGTTTGATCCGGGTAACTCCGAAGGAGGTTGGGAATACACACACAACATGATGAACTGGCCATACGGAATTGGTTGGTACAACCGTGTTGATGTTACTTATCAGCCTACCTTCCAACATGTGGATAGTTACCAGATGACAAATGGTAAATTCCCGATTTCAGGTTACGAAAACGGAGACGGAACCAAACCTATCATTTCGGCTGCCGGAACAGAAGCCGGTTATACCGATCAGGAATACTGGAAAGACAGAGATCCTCGCTTTGCTCAAAATGTGGTTTATCACGGTTCTGAATTTGGTACAAGCTACAACGATAGACTGATCAATTTTGATATTGACCCGTCAGTTCCGGACAGAACGCATGGCGACTGGACAGAATTTAAAACCAGCTTTATGGTGCGCAAATTCGTAAACGAAGAACTGGGAGCAGGTCCATCGGTGGTTTACACTCCGGTACATCCAATAATTCGTTTGGCCGATTTATACCTGCTTTATGCTGAGGCATTGAGTGAAGCAAACAGCGGACCTAATGCCGAAGCTATTCAGTATTTGAATGAAGTAAGGTCACGTTCTGGTATGCCTGGTTACGATGCTAATAACTATGAAGGTGCTTCAGCCAGAGAACAGTTCCACAATGCAATTAAGTACGAACGTTCGGTAGAATTCTTTTTGGAAGGACAACGCTATTTCGATTTGAGAAGATGGAAAGAAGGAGACGAACTACAATTGGATATGGTTGGTGCTATCATCAACAATGGAGTTGTTTCGAGAAGTAAAATCAATTGGGTTGATTTCTTTGAGGATAAATATTACTTCCATCCATTGCATAATGACTGGGTTAATAATACTCCGGGACTTTACCAAAATCCAAAGTACTAA
- a CDS encoding TonB-dependent receptor yields MKLTSRNSIGNACLRPVWIFLILFMVFGAFNANASDHSKRDKNNAIQQSVKISGTIVDETDFPLPGVSIVVQGTTTGTVTDVNGNFNLEVPLNSVVVVSYIGFGSQEFTISGEQTEFNIILIEETENLEEVVVVGYGVQKKETVTGSLSSVSSDELVAQPVSSVSQALAGRLPGLIANQSGGRPGKDGATIKIRGIGTLDSGAGSNPLILIDGIERDQNALNFLDPNEIENLSILKDASSTAVFGVRGANGVILVTTKRGKTGPAKINYKGSMAVMAPSFKIDPIDSYAQTGLVNEYMGFAVNSTDPTAPYPQSIRDRFKGVADGNPLNPSDPYFYPSTNYADLMLKDYALQQQHNITIGGGTERLKYFASLGYFNQQGMFENLNPNIDKSTSYKRYNYRTNIDVNITKTTLAKVNIGGSFNENISLGQAGREPAEGFYWNMLVHSSPWDGYVKDDKVVLLQDNANSVLLNSDMRGYTVELQNTADYSIVLDQKLDFITKGLSVKGTVSLVSYFQNFIRRDKDEKKRPYWRPYLNEDESVTLYQVQEDVLPYNSTSQSKTRKEYYELALNYNRSFNGGHNVTALALVNADKSHFTESYWNEIPRAYLGVVGRVTYNYANKYMLEYNLGYNGSENFAEGKRFGFFPAVSAGWTFTEENWLKNIIGEDVLSYGKFRFSYGLVGNDRMSQRFLYLPDKYVMNNYSYYGWRDTGINFGLPGSMVNYPMAYQGAAGNPNVTWETSTKINYGADLNFLEGKLSAKFDYFTEDRKDILINQQVVPIYQQTGELALNLGHVENSGYEVEVGWNQMIKDTKFWVNLNYSFARNKILEMDEPQQPYEYRMQTGRRVGEMWGYLQEDFFRTEAEANAYRDELWATYSSLNPGADKGSYQAYQIFTAGHDVSAGDLKFIDRNNDGLINNLDEGYLDTPSFPETMFGLNTGFEHKGFSFSVLLQGASNYSINTRTNYNPTPNKGTILDFVMDRYTPEKYAAGESIKYPRLLNTNDNWKYAGTYWIKDATYLRLKNVELGYTFDSDVKLIKDLGLSSFRIFANGMDLLTFTKIENIDPETTNGVLRYPRSRVFNLGVNVQF; encoded by the coding sequence ATGAAATTAACGAGCAGGAATAGCATCGGAAATGCGTGTCTTCGACCTGTTTGGATTTTTCTTATTCTTTTTATGGTATTTGGTGCATTTAATGCAAATGCATCAGATCATAGTAAAAGAGATAAGAATAATGCTATTCAACAAAGTGTAAAAATTTCGGGAACTATCGTTGATGAAACGGATTTCCCGCTTCCCGGAGTAAGTATCGTTGTTCAAGGTACTACAACGGGGACAGTAACAGATGTTAATGGTAATTTCAACCTTGAGGTTCCTCTCAATTCAGTGGTTGTAGTATCGTACATCGGCTTCGGCTCTCAGGAATTCACCATTTCAGGTGAGCAAACTGAATTCAATATTATTTTAATAGAAGAAACCGAGAACCTTGAAGAGGTTGTTGTTGTGGGTTACGGAGTACAAAAGAAAGAAACCGTTACCGGTTCGTTATCATCGGTATCTTCTGATGAACTGGTTGCACAGCCGGTTAGTAGTGTTTCTCAGGCTCTTGCCGGACGATTGCCGGGTTTGATTGCAAACCAGTCGGGTGGACGTCCGGGTAAAGATGGAGCTACAATTAAAATTCGTGGTATCGGAACACTCGATTCAGGAGCCGGTTCAAATCCATTAATATTAATTGATGGTATTGAGCGAGATCAGAATGCGCTAAACTTTCTTGATCCGAACGAAATTGAAAATCTTTCTATATTAAAGGATGCATCGTCAACCGCTGTTTTTGGTGTTCGTGGTGCAAACGGTGTAATTCTGGTTACAACGAAACGTGGTAAAACCGGTCCGGCTAAGATTAACTACAAAGGATCGATGGCGGTTATGGCGCCAAGTTTTAAAATCGATCCGATAGATAGTTATGCACAAACAGGATTGGTTAATGAATATATGGGATTTGCAGTTAATTCAACCGATCCAACAGCTCCATATCCACAGTCGATAAGAGACCGTTTTAAAGGAGTTGCTGATGGTAATCCGCTGAATCCGAGCGATCCGTACTTTTATCCAAGTACGAATTATGCCGATTTAATGCTTAAAGATTATGCTTTGCAACAACAGCATAATATTACCATTGGCGGAGGTACCGAACGTTTGAAGTATTTTGCTTCGTTGGGTTATTTCAACCAACAGGGGATGTTCGAAAACCTAAATCCAAATATCGATAAATCAACCAGTTATAAAAGGTATAACTACCGTACAAACATCGACGTGAATATTACTAAAACCACGTTGGCAAAAGTGAATATCGGTGGAAGTTTTAATGAGAATATTTCATTAGGACAAGCCGGTAGAGAGCCTGCCGAAGGTTTTTACTGGAACATGCTGGTTCACTCATCGCCATGGGATGGTTATGTTAAGGATGACAAAGTTGTTTTGTTGCAGGATAATGCGAACTCGGTGTTACTTAACAGCGATATGCGCGGTTATACCGTTGAATTACAAAATACAGCAGATTACAGTATTGTACTCGATCAGAAACTTGATTTTATTACAAAAGGTCTGTCGGTTAAAGGTACTGTTTCGCTGGTGAGTTATTTCCAAAACTTTATTCGCAGGGATAAGGATGAAAAGAAACGTCCGTACTGGCGACCTTATTTAAATGAAGACGAAAGTGTAACCTTATATCAAGTGCAGGAAGATGTGCTGCCGTACAACTCAACTTCACAGAGTAAAACCCGAAAAGAGTATTATGAATTAGCATTGAATTATAACCGTAGTTTTAACGGAGGCCACAATGTTACAGCTTTGGCTCTGGTTAATGCCGATAAATCGCACTTTACTGAGTCGTACTGGAACGAAATTCCAAGAGCTTATTTGGGAGTTGTTGGTCGTGTAACTTACAACTACGCCAATAAATACATGTTGGAATATAACCTTGGGTACAATGGTTCGGAGAACTTTGCCGAAGGTAAACGTTTTGGTTTCTTCCCTGCAGTATCTGCTGGTTGGACCTTCACTGAAGAGAACTGGCTTAAGAATATAATAGGAGAGGATGTATTGAGTTACGGTAAATTTCGATTCTCGTATGGTTTGGTTGGTAACGACAGAATGAGCCAGCGTTTCTTGTATTTGCCGGATAAATACGTAATGAATAATTATTCGTATTACGGATGGCGCGATACCGGAATCAACTTTGGTTTACCGGGCTCAATGGTGAATTATCCGATGGCTTATCAGGGCGCTGCCGGAAACCCTAACGTTACCTGGGAAACTTCAACCAAAATAAACTACGGAGCTGATCTGAATTTCCTTGAAGGTAAACTTTCAGCCAAGTTCGATTATTTTACAGAAGACCGAAAAGATATTTTAATCAACCAGCAAGTGGTTCCAATTTATCAGCAAACCGGAGAACTGGCACTTAACCTTGGCCATGTAGAAAATTCGGGTTACGAAGTGGAAGTGGGCTGGAACCAAATGATAAAAGACACCAAGTTCTGGGTGAACTTAAATTACTCATTTGCCCGAAACAAAATTCTTGAAATGGACGAACCTCAACAACCTTACGAGTACCGTATGCAAACCGGTCGTCGTGTTGGCGAGATGTGGGGATACTTGCAGGAAGATTTCTTTAGAACGGAAGCTGAAGCGAATGCTTATCGCGATGAGCTTTGGGCAACATACAGCAGCTTAAATCCGGGTGCCGACAAAGGCTCGTACCAGGCTTACCAGATATTTACTGCCGGACATGATGTGTCGGCCGGTGACTTGAAATTTATCGACCGAAACAACGATGGTTTGATCAATAACCTGGATGAAGGTTACCTTGATACACCAAGTTTCCCGGAGACCATGTTTGGTTTGAACACCGGTTTCGAACATAAAGGATTCTCTTTTTCTGTTCTGTTGCAGGGAGCTTCTAACTATTCAATCAATACAAGAACAAACTATAATCCAACGCCTAATAAAGGAACGATACTCGATTTTGTAATGGATCGGTACACGCCTGAAAAATATGCCGCCGGTGAAAGCATAAAATACCCGCGTTTGCTGAATACAAACGACAACTGGAAATATGCCGGAACCTACTGGATTAAAGATGCCACATATTTAAGACTTAAGAATGTGGAGCTTGGATATACATTTGATTCTGATGTGAAGCTTATTAAAGATTTAGGATTAAGCAGTTTCCGAATTTTCGCGAACGGAATGGATTTACTCACGTTCACAAAAATCGAAAACATTGATCCGGAAACGACTAACGGAGTATTGCGTTACCCAAGATCGAGAGTGTTTAACCTTGGTGTAAATGTGCAATTTTAA
- a CDS encoding AraC family transcriptional regulator, whose protein sequence is MTIEKATNLLVPVDGKPDNFTGDRSVVLSKRQLKNIKENPLINGLFITAIGFYPHAKHHFRKRKKGIQDHILIYCVDGNGTISLDDKEYNLEPNSFFVIPSNKAHTYWASKINPWSIYWLHFDGERSSYFEDYYEKVIRIKQSSKSRIDDRIKQFNECLTTLESGFSRENINYANLNLNSLLASFFYIETYRAAKGHRSTSPVDQAIFFMQQNINKTIKISDISDHVKLSESHLTKIFRNKTGTSPMDYFINLKMQEAIRLLISQSLKIKEVAYRLGYSDQYYFTRIFTKHIGSSPGMFTKMNKSY, encoded by the coding sequence ATGACCATAGAAAAAGCCACTAACCTGTTAGTTCCTGTTGATGGAAAACCGGATAATTTTACCGGCGACAGAAGTGTTGTACTATCAAAACGACAATTAAAAAACATTAAGGAAAATCCACTTATAAACGGTCTTTTTATCACCGCCATTGGATTTTACCCGCATGCAAAACACCACTTTCGTAAAAGAAAAAAAGGTATTCAGGATCACATACTAATTTATTGCGTTGATGGAAATGGAACAATTTCGCTGGATGATAAAGAATATAACCTTGAACCAAATAGCTTTTTTGTAATCCCTTCAAACAAAGCTCACACCTACTGGGCATCTAAAATAAATCCGTGGTCAATTTACTGGTTACATTTCGATGGCGAACGAAGCTCTTACTTCGAAGATTACTACGAAAAAGTTATCCGTATCAAGCAATCCAGTAAATCAAGAATTGATGATCGGATTAAACAATTCAACGAGTGTTTAACAACGCTTGAGTCGGGTTTCTCGCGCGAAAATATAAACTACGCCAATCTTAACCTGAACAGTTTATTGGCCTCATTCTTTTATATTGAAACCTACAGGGCCGCAAAAGGACACCGGAGTACCAGTCCGGTTGATCAGGCCATTTTTTTTATGCAACAAAATATCAATAAAACAATAAAGATTTCGGATATCTCCGATCATGTAAAATTGTCGGAATCACATCTCACCAAAATCTTCAGAAACAAAACAGGCACCTCCCCGATGGACTATTTCATTAACCTAAAAATGCAGGAAGCCATTCGACTTCTGATCAGTCAATCGTTAAAAATAAAAGAAGTAGCTTACCGGCTTGGTTATAGCGATCAATACTATTTCACCAGGATTTTTACCAAACACATTGGCTCAAGTCCGGGTATGTTTACAAAAATGAATAAATCATATTAA
- a CDS encoding ammonium transporter, with amino-acid sequence MKNSTSWWFILALLVLVALLGVIIPSGIDVIDTSNLDAGDTAWMLTATGLVLLMTPGLAFFYGGMIQSRNIISTMLQSFIAMGIVSVLWVVVGFSIAFGDSIGREGFGLFGNPLTYFMFRGVGGGTHPDFAPTFPFAVFAMFQLKFAIITPALITGSFAGRVRFRAYMLFMVLFIIFIYAPLAHWTWHPNGFLRNWGVLDFAGGTVVHMSAGFAALAGAMFLGRRKDANKEFKPANIPYILLGAGMLWFGWFGFNAGSALAADSVAASALVNTNTASAAAMLTWIFYDAAQGKKPSAVGAAIGLVVGLVAITPAAGFVNVGSSIFIGVIAAIISNYAITLRTKSKLDDTLDVFPAHGMGGITGMIFTAVFANEVGLIHGEITTFLYHLLALVIVGIFTFGGSMLMYKITDMIVPLRISPHGEKVGLDISQHDESYNFVYSEE; translated from the coding sequence ATGAAAAATTCAACAAGTTGGTGGTTTATTTTAGCCCTTTTAGTACTTGTAGCCTTACTCGGTGTAATTATTCCATCCGGAATTGATGTGATTGACACCTCTAATCTTGATGCAGGAGATACAGCCTGGATGTTAACAGCCACAGGATTGGTATTATTAATGACTCCCGGTTTAGCCTTTTTCTATGGAGGAATGATTCAGTCGAGAAACATTATCTCTACCATGCTGCAAAGTTTCATTGCCATGGGTATTGTTAGTGTGTTGTGGGTTGTAGTTGGCTTCAGCATTGCTTTTGGCGATAGTATTGGAAGAGAAGGGTTTGGACTATTCGGAAATCCGCTAACCTATTTTATGTTTAGAGGTGTTGGAGGCGGAACGCATCCTGATTTTGCTCCAACATTCCCATTTGCAGTATTTGCCATGTTCCAACTTAAATTCGCCATTATTACCCCTGCGCTTATCACCGGATCGTTTGCCGGAAGAGTAAGATTTAGAGCGTACATGCTTTTTATGGTGCTGTTCATTATTTTCATTTATGCACCGCTCGCTCACTGGACATGGCACCCGAACGGATTCCTGCGTAACTGGGGTGTGCTTGACTTTGCAGGTGGTACCGTTGTTCACATGTCGGCTGGTTTTGCAGCTTTGGCTGGAGCAATGTTTCTGGGAAGAAGAAAAGATGCAAACAAAGAATTTAAACCGGCCAATATTCCATACATCCTTCTTGGTGCCGGTATGCTTTGGTTCGGATGGTTTGGTTTTAATGCAGGCTCGGCATTAGCAGCTGATTCAGTTGCAGCTTCGGCTTTGGTAAACACCAATACAGCCTCGGCAGCAGCAATGTTAACCTGGATTTTTTACGATGCAGCTCAAGGGAAAAAACCGTCAGCTGTTGGTGCAGCAATCGGTCTTGTTGTGGGATTGGTTGCGATTACGCCTGCCGCAGGTTTTGTTAATGTTGGATCGAGTATTTTTATTGGAGTAATTGCAGCGATTATAAGTAACTACGCCATTACCCTTCGCACAAAATCGAAATTAGATGATACTCTCGATGTATTTCCGGCGCACGGAATGGGTGGTATTACCGGTATGATTTTTACCGCAGTTTTCGCCAACGAAGTTGGCTTGATTCACGGTGAGATTACCACTTTCCTTTATCACTTACTGGCCTTGGTAATTGTAGGCATATTTACCTTTGGAGGCTCGATGCTTATGTATAAGATTACAGATATGATCGTTCCACTGCGAATTTCTCCTCACGGCGAAAAAGTAGGTTTGGATATTAGCCAGCACGACGAATCATACAATTTTGTTTATTCTGAAGAATAA
- a CDS encoding Lrp/AsnC ligand binding domain-containing protein — translation MTLRNNLDDWDLKILDIITKNARIPFKDVAKEVGISRAAVHQRVNRMVDLEVIVGSGYHINPKKVDFKTCTYIGIFLEKGGLFSEVVKQLEQIPEIVECHYTTGAYAIFVKVYAKDNEHLKNILSGSIQKIQGVASTETFISLEESFKRTIPVQA, via the coding sequence ATGACTTTGAGGAATAATTTAGACGATTGGGATTTAAAAATTCTCGATATTATTACAAAAAATGCAAGAATACCTTTTAAGGATGTTGCCAAAGAAGTAGGAATTTCACGTGCAGCTGTGCATCAACGTGTTAACAGAATGGTTGATCTGGAGGTGATTGTTGGTTCAGGATATCATATAAATCCCAAAAAGGTCGATTTTAAAACGTGTACTTATATTGGTATTTTCCTCGAAAAAGGAGGATTATTCAGCGAGGTTGTAAAACAACTTGAGCAAATCCCTGAGATTGTTGAATGCCACTATACAACCGGTGCATACGCTATTTTCGTAAAAGTTTACGCTAAAGATAACGAGCACCTGAAAAATATTTTAAGTGGCAGTATCCAGAAAATTCAAGGTGTGGCCAGTACCGAAACATTTATTTCTCTTGAAGAATCCTTTAAGCGAACTATACCAGTTCAGGCCTGA